One region of Arthrobacter sp. StoSoilB22 genomic DNA includes:
- a CDS encoding superoxide dismutase, with translation MTEYVLPELGYDYAALEPHISAKIMELHHSKHHAAYVAGANNALSQLADAREKNDFANINRLSKDLAFHTGGHINHSVFWNNISPDGGDKPEGELAAAIDDAFGSFDAFRAQFSAAALGLQGSGWAFLAYEPIGGNLLIEQLYDQQGNVAVGTTPLLMLDMWEHAFYLDYVNVKADYVKAFWNIVNWADVAKRFEAARANATGLIVL, from the coding sequence GTGACAGAGTACGTTCTGCCCGAGCTCGGCTACGACTACGCAGCACTCGAGCCGCACATTTCTGCAAAGATCATGGAGCTGCACCACAGCAAGCACCATGCGGCATACGTTGCAGGCGCCAACAACGCCCTCTCCCAACTGGCCGATGCGCGCGAGAAGAATGATTTCGCCAACATCAACCGCCTCTCCAAGGACCTCGCGTTCCACACCGGCGGCCACATCAACCACTCCGTGTTCTGGAACAACATCTCCCCGGACGGCGGCGACAAGCCCGAAGGCGAACTCGCAGCCGCTATCGACGACGCCTTCGGCTCGTTTGATGCTTTCCGTGCTCAGTTCAGCGCAGCTGCCCTGGGCCTGCAGGGTTCCGGCTGGGCTTTCCTGGCCTATGAGCCCATCGGTGGAAACCTGCTCATCGAGCAGCTCTACGATCAGCAGGGCAACGTAGCCGTGGGCACCACCCCGCTGCTGATGCTGGACATGTGGGAGCACGCCTTCTACCTGGACTACGTCAACGTCAAGGCTGACTACGTCAAGGCATTCTGGAACATCGTCAACTGGGCAGACGTCGCCAAGCGCTTCGAAGCCGCCCGCGCCAACGCCACGGGCCTCATCGTCCTCTAG